In the genome of Chloroflexota bacterium, the window TTTGTTACCCAAGGCTTCCTGTGCTTGATCTATCTGCCGGGAGAACTGCCCGATGTCATTCTCTTTTAGGGTCTGATACCCCGCCGCTTGCGGCGAATGAATTAGAATAGATGCATGAGCATCTATTTACACAAGAGCCACAATGTAAGCGTATTGTTGTATCATCTGGTGTTTCCAACGAAATACCGTCGGC includes:
- a CDS encoding IS200/IS605 family transposase: MSIYLHKSHNVSVLLYHLVFPTKYRR